The sequence AATTTCAGTGTACCTGTTGATATGCCAGTTGCACACAAGTCAATTTGGTGACAAGCAATCATACAGGCATGGTATGTCCACCTTATATAAAAAAGGTGGAAGATTTAAGATTGACATTTCAAATATGCAATGAAGAAAGTTTAACCCATGTTTGTGACATTGCATGTTTACTTTCTTATTGACTTCTTATAACCGAATATTCAGTTCCGAATGATGACCTcaattatacaaaatatatatttttatcaataaaaccGTATCAAATAATGTTGTGTGATCCATGTAGTTAACTCCATCTAATAGGATAAGACTTTGTTGTCATATCAATAAAAATAGGCAAACATTTAACTTAATATATGAAAACAATGGTAAGATGAACAAAACACGTGGTATACATGACAAAAGAGGCTTAATTGATTGatattgttaatatatttttttttattaacgcCCTTAGTTATCACGTTGAAGCTGAGGTCCATTCGACATTTCTCTTTCCTCTGTAATCTATTAATCTAATAAGCATCATATCTGACAGAAAGCAAACCTAAATAGTGGGCATATATATGTTGTTTTAGGAGGAAACATAATCAGCAtgtctataaaattaaaaagcatatgttgacaatagagTTGGTAGGACTGCCCAAGCTTtaattgagagagagagactaaCAGGACTACCAACCTTGTCCCATTCGCATTAATGCAGAGAAACTGGCCATGTCTCCATCCATCTTTGGAATTGCCAAAGAAGGCATCACCAGACTTCGTGTAGAATCGCccccaccattagccaccagtGTGAAAATAAAACCAACCCTGCATAATCAATATCCGCAATTACCATACAATTCACTGATAGGATTTTGTCTAATATACTGTCAAAGATTATTGTGCAATCCATATATCATATACGATACTGTACTTTCAAAATTTATATCAACTATATGATTGCTTAATCAACGAGACACAATTATCATCCAATTTCGAAATTTGGTATACAAGATCAATGCAGCCATTACTAATAACTGGATAGATACacaaaccaaaatcaatttcttTTCTTAGCTAGCTAGAAAACTCGCTAcatttttgaattcaaattgtaAGTCAATCTCCAACACTTGAAATGAAACCCACTATTTTTTCTCATGTTATTTGATATGAAGTTTGATAGGAACCGAGCCTATAGATGGGATAAGCCTTTCAAGGTTTATTAGCATAGGCCCAAATCCAATTAAGTGTTAGCAGCACTTGTGTTTATTGCCCCAGCGGTAGATGATGGGATAATTAGCTATTGGTTAGTTAGTCACTAGACTATAGTGTGTAATATTCTTGATTTTTGACTTTTTAGCGGCTCTCACACTATGATAGTTTATTCAATATTCTTGTTGGTGAGAATTCTCAACCGATCAGAATCCTTTGTAGGTagttcttttttagacctcaaAAATTAGCTCTAACTACTTCCAAGATTAATGACTAACCCCATAAATCAACACGAGACTTCTTAGCGTATTTTGTCCTCACTCACATGCTTTCTGGGAAACTTTCCAGAATGTCACTCATCTCATAACTACTCCAAGGCAAGCACATGGAGTTCTTATGTAATAGGTTATTGAAAAGTAAATGCATCTTGTTGATATAGATAATaccaattaattcttttaagtcGTTCTCAGTTACACAGTCTCATACTTGCACAATCTCTAGATCTTTCTCATTCTTGTGTGATTCGATCGGGGAGTTACATGTCCATTAGCTTTCGCGTGATTCATCCTCGAACCACACCGTATTGGGTGAGAGGTCTGCTTTGATATCATTTATAACATCCTTGTTTTTCAACTTCTTGAGAGCTCTCACACTATGACACTTCACCCTGTGACACTTTCACTCAACATCCTTGTTGGTCAGAACCCTCCACCAGTCAAAACCCTCCTTAGGTAGCTCTTTCCGAGACCTCAAAAATCAGCTTTGATTGCTTTAGCTTTGACCTCAATAATTAACCCCACAAACCAACACAAGACTTTTCAGCGTGTTTTGTCCTCACTCACACACTTTATGGGAAACTTTCCAGAAGGTTATTCATCCCATAACTACTCCAAGCCAATCACTCTTAATTGTAGAGTTCTTATGTAATAGGCTACCAAAAAATAGATGCATCTTATTGGTATAATTAGTaccaattaattcttttaagtcaTCCTTAGTTATACAGTCTCATACCTATATAGTCTCtagatcttttttattttggtgtgaTTCGATCGAAGTGTTACATGATGTGTACATTTTATTATAAAGGATGTTGTGATGATTATTGAGATCATCATTGTGATCAATTACTGGAAGTTTGGAGCAGAGAATGTCTCTCTCTTGCTTGGGGGAGCCTTGACTCTCAAGATATTtctcatcttttcttttctgtcaTTCTTACCTTGATTTGCTGGCACCATTGATACAAAGTGTAAGTCAAATTCAAATTGTAAGTCAATCTTCAACTTGAAATGAAACCCACTATTTTTTATCATGTCTTTTGATATGAAGGTTCATTAAGATAGATAAGAAATATTACAAAACAGGCAATATCCCACTGCTCTCCCCAATTGATGCAAATCTGACATGATACACAACCAAAACAGTGCTTGTGTCTGAACCTCATTACAGTTCATACACAAGAGAAAGAAACTTGACGCTTGTGTTTAACATCAAGATAtgcataaaatctaaaaaagtaATCTGCCCCATTAATGTCAGTTCATCATATCAAAACTAGCATTAAGCAACCAAAACGTCATTTAAACTCTTTAGATAAAATCAACTGGTTAAATTTTCAATAGTCACAAGTAGACAAATCATGCTCAATCTCAAGTATTCTCAACTcagtaacaacattaacaataaGGTTACTTCCATCGAAATCAAAGGAACTTCAATCTATAGATGTAAAAAACACTAATGTTTTGTAAGTCCTAACACCGAAAAAAGAAGTTTGCCAACAAACATTAATATCTTCAAGATATTTACCCAACTTGCCTTCCTTTTTGTCTCGATAAAAATatcttcttaattaatttattccacaaaaaacacttaaaaaatcaaacttacCCAAGTGTAAGGACTGCTGTTATGAGTAGGTTGGGCTCAACAGTAGGGTCATATATTGTTGATATTATAATATCCCTTGTGTATTTTGTTGTTTGACGGAAAGTATGCAGAAAGATTCCTATATGACTATCCTGATGGGTTCTGAACACGCAAGAGTACATATAACTACGCTATTTGGATCCTGAACAAAATAGTGATTATAATAAGTTTATACAGTAGAGGAAAAGGAACCAGAAGAATGATAgctaaatgtttaaaataaaaaaaaaaaggcactaCACTGAACAAATTGCAGGGGTAATATGTCAGCATAGAAAAATCACCTATCATGCATGAAAATGGAAAATGAGTGTTACCTTCAAACCAACACCCAGGAAAGGACTATCAAATATAGACTGCAAAATTGAAGATTTGATGTTATATGCAGCTCCAAATCCAATCCCTGCTTCTATATAGGATTCCAATATCTGTACACAACAGCATCAAATTTACACATGGGTGAAAGGAaatggaaaaatgaaaattggaataataataataaaaaatagcacATTGATATACAAGTTTGGTCCTTTCTAAAGAACAATATAAACAAGGCTAAAAAGGTCTGAAACTATCAGGGTAAAAATCATAGAAAACTACTTTATTAATTTCTGAAGAGCTGGCCTCTTTCCTGCCATCATTCAATCTATCTATAAATGTTCTGTGCATCTCCTGCAAAACTTTCAATCAGTAACCATAGAATAGTTTTATACAAACTAATAGCCAGAAGTATACTAGAAAATTAAACTTACAGATTTTAGAACCGAGACAGTCTTAATAGCTAGCAAAACTGCATCATTAGCAGTCTTCATGGCCTCATCTAGAGTCAATAAGTCTTTCTCGAGCAATGCATCAATATCAATTTCTGTATCATAAATCAACAAAAgtgcaaaattttatattttttgtaggcattttggtgattgaattaaAAAGGGGAGAGACAACTATCAATTAGTTAAAGAGTGTATGTTATAGACAACTTAAAAGGGGACAAGTATTATTTCGATTTTCCAGAGTAACAATTGTAACACAGAACGGCAAGGAGTTAGTTGGGGAAAGGTTACTTAGGGCACATGGAATAAATAGGGGGAAGGAAAGAACTAAAGGAGTTTCTGGGGGAGAAAACTGTTAGTGTACGGATGAGAGGCCTCTCAAAGACTGCATCAATTTTATCTAGACTCTCGAGAATAGTACTCAATCTTTATCCCTGACTATATAGAAAAACACAAATTCTCCATTCTATATTGAAGATCATGGAATCCTTTGGCGAGGCAGCTGAAATTCTGAAGGCTATTTTTCTTCCCTTTATATCAACAAGTCACCTAATTCCATTAGTAGACATTGCCAGGCTCTTCGCCATGCATGGCGTGGGTGTCACGGTAATTAGCATATCGGCAAACGCCGCCATTTTCCAAAGCTCCATCGATAGCGATTCTACTCGCGGTCGATCCATTCGAACCCACCTTGTGAAGTTTCCACCCCTGCCTGGTTTGCCAGAAGGGGTGGAGACCATCAACGCGGACACTCCTCAATCCTTGTAGACCAAACTCATGGAGGCACTGTTCATTCTCCAAGGGCAATTCCAACAACTCTTTCATGACATGCAACCAGATTTCATAGTCACTGACATGTTCTACCCTTGGACTGCTGATGCTGCCGCTGATTTGGGAATTCCTAGGTTGGTTTATGTCGGTGGTGCAAGTTATGTTGCTCACTGGGCAATGAACTGCGTCGAACAGTTTGCACTGCAGACAAAGGTAGATTCAGATGGCGAGAGTTTTGTGCTTCCCGGATTGGCTTAAAGCACCAAATGGCTACACCCATTTAAAGAAGATGATGACAGAATCGAATAAAAAGAGCTAAGGATCGCTGTTCAAAAGCTTTTATGAGTTTGAGGGAGCTTACGAGGAGCATTACAAGAAAGTCATGTGTACCAAGAGTTGGAGCATAGGACCGGTTTCGTTATGGGTGAACCAAGATGATTCAGATAAGGCTTGTAGGGGACATGCCAAAGAAGAAggcaaaggaaaagaagaagggTTGCTTACATGGCTTGATTCTAAGAAAAGAGGAATCTGTTCTCTACGTGAGCTTTGGGAGCATGAACAAGTTCTTTTCCACACAACTTGTTGAAATAGCTCACATGCACTTTAAGATTCTGGCCATGATTTCATCTGGGTGGTTAGGAAAATTGATGAAGGGGCTACTAGGGTTTTTCTGGAAGAATTTGAGAAGAGGGTGCAAGAAAGCAGCAAGGGTTACCTAATATGGGGTTGGGCACCGCAACTTGTTATACTAGAGCATCCTGTCACTGGAGGTGTGGTGACTCACTGTGGGATGAACACTGTGTTTGAAAGTGTCATCGCAAGTTTGCCAATGGTGACTTGGCCTATTTATGCAGACCAGTTTTTCAATGAGAAGTTGCTGGTAGATGTGCTGAGAATTGGAGGCGAAAGAATGGAGAAACTTGAATGAGTTTGGAAGTGTAGAAATTCGGAGAAGAGTCAAAACTCTAAGTGATGCTACAAAGAAAACAATTCAGGTTGGTGGCTCTCTTCTCACAACAATTTGAAAGATCTAATTGAGGAGCTCAAGTCATTCAAACTTCAAAAGGTTAATCACAAAATGGAGGTAATGGGAAAGGGAGACCCTTATGGAAAATATTCTTGAACTGGCATGAGTTATGAAATTGTAACACAGTAAGGTTTTCTGAGGAGTAGTAATCACCCACTTTTTAATATACTTCTTTAAACATATTTTCTCTAAGTAGTTAAGATGTGTTCACGACATTTTAATTTAGTCATCTAAATGTGTTTatgacatttttatatattttttttatgtaatatgtATGGGACTAGAATGATCAGCTAGcaagaataaaagaataaaaatcggtggtatgttttaattttcattaattttatgtttattcctatttttttactaatttttaaattaactgTAGTTTATCCTTTACATCTCACTTTAGATGACTCAAATCCTATCTTGTGGTGTCTGGTAATTTTGTCTAAATAAACTAAAAGATATCTAAGTTAAACGTTACACTTATATTAGTTGAATTTTCTATTATAATCATTAAAGTTTGAATCAAGAGATAATTTCTCTAAGATAGTTTCATGATGATTTAACATCAATTCATTCAAAAAAGCAAGAATTATCTTTATCacattattaagaaaaatataacggTAATTAAGACGTTGAAGATTTTGCAAGGGATACACTTAATTATTgtggttttttcttcttcataaatacacattttttctcctattttttctcaatctacactattgtaatttaattttcaatatatactACTTAgaattttcagatttttttcgTAGATACAccttctctcttattttctcctCATCTACACTACTTAGTTTAATTTCCAATATACACTATTTTGagactttctctctccttttttgttttctttaatttaaaattttataaaatataaatattatattatataatttttttaattagttttaaaattatttatttattaaattaaattttataattttgttttttaatttttttaaagaaaatgatattattaaatataattatttttgttttattatttaatttacttaacatattttttaggtgaataattttatttaaaatatgaattttctaatataaatatttttaatataattatattgcattgttaataaaatacttaaacaattaCACTTGGCTAAGGTAAAACTTAAGATAGATTGAGATATGTTAGGACAATTGTTTTTGTTATGATCATGCTGTCGGTCCTCTTTCTCCTTGGATAAGGATTTCACTTATCTCGTTCATATACTTGCGACATTGATTAGggtgacaataaaaaataattgctaattaaatatttttaaagatatttttaatatatttttatcataaaaaataactcatatttaatgGTTATGAATATCTTTtggatattttaatcttttcttttcatatctcaaagtcataaataataaaaatatcaattcttatcaattaagcaaaaaaaactgttaaataaatatttttaaagatatttttaataaatttttatttaaagatatttttaaaaatattttcaataaatatttttaaagatatttttaatatagcagttactacttttttaaattttatgtctattatataagatagatgtattaattatatttttactttgttttttagtttattttaatactaccaactaatttttttaattaacaaatataacaaaaaaaatatcaacaacacATAAATTCAACTACAAAAGTACATataaagtaactaaaaaattatactctaattttatccaatttttttatttatctatatatttttctttaaaaaaataaaaacaaaattataaattttaatttaataaataagtaattttaaaaccaattaaaaaaatatataatataatatttatattttataatattttaaattaaaaaaataaaaaggagagagaaagtcCCGAGTAGTGTATATtggaaattaaattacaaaacagtgtagattggaaaaaaataggagagagaATATATATTTACGGAAAAAAAACCCAGTTTAATATCTTTGATTTGCACACACTTAATCAACAaagaagtaataataataacaataataataataataataaattttcttaattagataaaattaatgGGATATgctaaactaaaatatatagatTTTGCTTTTTTATTGAAACAAAATCATTATTCCATTGTGTTGAACACAcacaaaatcacaatttaatttttgtatttagcACATAAAATTGGAATTGTATTTCCATTACACAGGATGTGcatataaaattcaaaacaaaaatatatttctgcatataaaatatacaacaaaacttatgaaaataagttttaattgaatattttgtacacaaaaatgtattttcattttgaattttgtatgTCTTTTGTATTAcaacaaaaatacatttatgTTGTATATTTTGTACTTGTACCACAGAAATGTATTTTCTGTTGAAAGGGCACAGCAAAAAAGTTAAAGCATATGGGAGTGCAAATAGCAAAGTGCAGGTGAGAATACCAACTCCTTTTAGGCTAACTTGCTTGGCCCCTTGTAGAAAACAGGATTGTTTTTGTGGATATAAAATTCACCGTgccaaaaataacaatgaattggacaaattttattcaaattataataaatgaattaaaataattaattttgattcattaaaaatttagtGAAAAATTGATTCATGTGTGATTTATTCAATGAAAATTATCTAATTCATtcactaatattattttatgaataaatatcCCATTGCTCAAGTTATAGttaaagttaaataatttttataaatatttccgTAAAAGGAGAAAGGGGGAAAGGGGagaaacattttaattaaaattgctaaaattattcaatttttaaaatatattatttttcctttcaaaaaatatattatttttaagttaaaaaatatatattatttttaagttgaaaaaatatatattatttttaagttacaaaaatatatatattatttttatgaattgcAAAACTTTAGTATTACAAAAGTTTTACGAATTGCGGTGCTACGCCGAATAACTAATGAAATGGACTTTCAACGCTGTGTTAGAGTTACCAAAATTTTCAATCGAcccttatgtaaaaaaaaataaaagaattcaaTGGACCCAGTTTAAATATAATActctaatattaattataatctataaaattatattttacaatggattgtttttaaaaatattattgtaacT comes from Glycine soja cultivar W05 chromosome 20, ASM419377v2, whole genome shotgun sequence and encodes:
- the LOC114402989 gene encoding protein ACCUMULATION AND REPLICATION OF CHLOROPLASTS 3-like translates to MKTANDAVLLAIKTVSVLKSEMHRTFIDRLNDGRKEASSSEINKILESYIEAGIGFGAAYNIKSSILQSIFDSPFLGVGLKDPNSVVICTLACSEPIRIVI